In one Desulfovermiculus halophilus DSM 18834 genomic region, the following are encoded:
- a CDS encoding AAA family ATPase, whose protein sequence is MYLQHFGLNQEPFHITPDPRFFYLSPSHKEAFAAFIYGIKNRKGFIAVIGEVGLGKTTVLRTYLDQKNSKGKIKTIFVFNPNITFKGLVKIIYAELGLSLPQSTASENSEDSSRAAQSTASDEIFDLVHNLHLEMIREFSEGTTVVLIIDEAQNMPVDTLENLRLLSNLESSTSKLLQIVLIGQPELEKTLNRQELRQLKQRIAIRAILRPLNKKQTRDYIRHRIKRAGRPGRLPFTRSALALIYKKTHGTPRSINILCDNALITAYGYGKDKVGTAIIREVYQDISGQSFHGRKKLAYSMTAAFGLVVAAVLLAGWQYGPEPLIKWTSKLQSAAFSLSKPQDSGQPTTPEPIQETRPSHQAEVSGPDTRVLQMPVPPLLPQEPESAIQASVPPQPSQPGPEVAYPVSTQAVLDQDVKDIPPNGSAPAEQEPLTQEITRLLTDTPRKRIHDQLDAFFSFYDLLSPTRQLVLVEMYQQMSMNGFLTFERMIDALYEQDFDEASRQMIFSQWHDRIGRPADELARIMKSNDPRELTQWIARHGS, encoded by the coding sequence ATGTACTTACAGCATTTCGGACTCAACCAGGAACCGTTTCATATTACTCCAGATCCTCGGTTTTTCTATCTGAGCCCGAGCCACAAGGAAGCTTTTGCCGCATTCATATACGGAATCAAAAACCGGAAGGGTTTTATTGCGGTCATTGGCGAGGTTGGTTTGGGCAAGACCACGGTTCTGCGGACGTATCTGGATCAAAAGAACTCCAAGGGAAAGATAAAAACAATTTTTGTCTTTAACCCCAATATAACTTTCAAAGGGCTGGTCAAGATCATTTACGCCGAACTTGGGCTTTCCTTACCCCAAAGCACCGCCTCTGAAAACAGCGAAGACTCAAGCCGTGCCGCCCAGAGTACTGCTTCGGACGAAATCTTCGACCTTGTCCATAATCTTCATCTGGAGATGATCCGAGAATTTTCCGAAGGGACAACCGTGGTCCTGATCATAGATGAAGCCCAGAACATGCCGGTTGATACTCTGGAAAATCTCAGACTGCTTTCCAATCTTGAAAGCTCGACCAGCAAGCTCCTGCAGATTGTGCTCATTGGTCAGCCTGAACTGGAAAAAACCCTGAACCGGCAGGAATTGCGGCAGCTGAAGCAGCGGATAGCCATCAGGGCCATTCTGCGGCCGCTGAACAAAAAGCAGACCAGGGATTACATCCGGCATCGCATAAAGCGAGCCGGACGGCCCGGAAGATTGCCTTTCACCCGCAGTGCATTAGCCCTGATCTATAAAAAGACCCACGGAACCCCCAGATCAATCAATATCTTGTGCGACAATGCTTTGATCACTGCCTATGGCTACGGAAAAGACAAGGTGGGGACAGCAATCATTCGGGAGGTCTATCAGGATATTTCTGGTCAAAGCTTTCACGGCCGGAAAAAACTCGCCTACTCCATGACAGCCGCCTTTGGCCTTGTCGTCGCCGCAGTCCTGCTGGCCGGATGGCAATACGGGCCTGAGCCGCTGATCAAATGGACCTCCAAACTGCAGTCTGCGGCCTTCAGTCTGTCAAAGCCGCAGGATTCCGGGCAGCCGACAACTCCGGAGCCGATTCAAGAAACACGCCCCTCCCACCAGGCTGAGGTTTCAGGTCCGGATACACGGGTCCTGCAAATGCCGGTTCCGCCTTTACTTCCCCAAGAGCCTGAATCGGCGATCCAGGCATCGGTTCCTCCCCAGCCATCCCAGCCCGGTCCTGAAGTTGCGTACCCGGTCAGCACACAAGCCGTCCTGGACCAAGATGTAAAAGACATCCCCCCGAATGGGTCCGCACCGGCCGAGCAGGAACCTTTGACACAGGAAATCACTCGTCTGCTCACCGATACTCCCAGAAAAAGAATCCATGATCAGCTCGATGCCTTTTTCTCATTCTATGATCTCCTCTCTCCAACCCGTCAATTGGTCCTGGTCGAAATGTACCAACAAATGAGCATGAACGGTTTTTTAACTTTTGAGCGCATGATTGACGCCTTGTACGAACAAGACTTTGATGAAGCCTCACGGCAAATGATTTTCTCCCAATGGCACGATCGGATTGGTCGACCTGCCGATGAGCTTGCACGTATTATGAAGTCCAATGATCCCCGCGAGCTGACCCAATGGATCGCTAGACATGGCTCATAA
- a CDS encoding antibiotic biosynthesis monooxygenase family protein, which produces MVKAFIKRVVPEDKAREMIPLFRKMRTLAMQQHGYISGETLRNVDREDEYLVVSMWNSLRDWQRWLESKERQEVQKEIDELLGGKTEYSLYHTGFSE; this is translated from the coding sequence ATGGTCAAAGCATTCATCAAACGCGTTGTGCCAGAGGACAAGGCCAGGGAGATGATTCCCTTGTTTCGGAAAATGCGGACTCTGGCCATGCAGCAGCACGGCTACATTTCCGGTGAAACCTTGCGTAATGTGGATCGGGAAGATGAGTATCTTGTGGTCAGCATGTGGAATTCCCTTCGGGATTGGCAGCGCTGGCTGGAGAGCAAGGAGCGGCAGGAAGTGCAGAAGGAGATTGACGAACTGCTGGGAGGAAAAACTGAGTATTCCCTGTACCATACCGGGTTTTCAGAGTAA